In the genome of Streptomyces sp. NBC_00190, one region contains:
- a CDS encoding acyl-CoA dehydrogenase: MTALLGDQAVAHRRESVVRTRVAALESLLGDPSDPANPVGYTALLEADRAAVPFAAGEALLDDFGITDEYIPQALGGRLDGMDTLVRIMRPVFRRDVGLAMGHGMTTFMAASDVWTAGSSRQRHWLARLLRDGGKAAIAQHETAHSNDYVRSQVTARRGPHGYLISGGKPLVNNLERAGALVLFCRTDPAPGSRSHSVMLLEPEQLTDARAAVTARRTPVGLRGCRFAGVEFDDCPVPGSALLGPEGSGIETALRSFQISRTVIAASAVAALDTSLRTAVRFDREHSGGWQARGIDGSRTGAALTSAFVNLLLYDSLAVVATRALHLLPAETSVYSAALKYLLPRVLTETMYDLSIVLGSGFYTREGSLGIFQKHVRDVPVLSLGHAGTVACQATVIPQMPRLAQTSWFLEDEAPAGLFRLRGDLPPLRTDRLSLACGRDSLTATMLAVSAGIDGGGPVERALRTLAGQLVEEFRDVRGRVLRLEAAGSAASAQPARFALMDRYALLLAAAAVLGLWDQGRYGPDPFLADPCWAAAALHRIARRLGTRVADLPPECETRIRHEVQLRFSTQISYDLYSTPIPG, from the coding sequence GTGACAGCCCTCCTCGGCGACCAGGCCGTGGCGCACCGGCGCGAGAGCGTCGTGCGGACCCGGGTCGCCGCCTTGGAGTCGCTGCTCGGCGACCCCTCGGACCCCGCCAACCCGGTCGGCTACACGGCGCTGCTGGAGGCGGACCGGGCCGCCGTGCCCTTCGCAGCCGGCGAGGCGCTGCTCGACGACTTCGGGATCACCGACGAGTACATCCCCCAGGCCCTCGGCGGCCGGCTCGACGGGATGGACACCCTGGTCAGGATCATGCGCCCGGTCTTCCGCCGGGACGTGGGCCTGGCCATGGGCCACGGCATGACCACCTTCATGGCCGCCTCCGACGTCTGGACCGCCGGCAGCTCCCGGCAGCGGCACTGGCTGGCCCGGCTGCTGCGCGACGGCGGCAAGGCGGCCATCGCCCAGCACGAGACCGCCCACAGCAACGACTACGTCCGCAGCCAGGTCACCGCCCGGCGCGGCCCGCACGGCTATCTGATCAGCGGGGGAAAGCCCCTCGTCAACAACCTGGAGCGGGCCGGCGCGCTGGTGCTGTTCTGCCGTACCGACCCCGCGCCCGGCAGCCGCAGCCACTCGGTGATGCTGCTGGAACCCGAGCAGCTCACCGACGCACGCGCCGCGGTGACGGCCCGCCGCACTCCGGTGGGCCTGCGCGGCTGCCGGTTCGCCGGAGTGGAGTTCGACGACTGCCCGGTGCCCGGCTCCGCCCTGCTCGGCCCGGAGGGCAGCGGCATCGAGACCGCCCTGCGCTCCTTCCAGATCAGCCGTACGGTGATCGCCGCGTCGGCCGTCGCCGCGCTCGACACCAGCCTGCGCACGGCCGTCCGCTTCGACCGCGAGCACTCCGGCGGCTGGCAGGCCCGAGGCATCGACGGGAGCCGCACCGGCGCGGCACTGACCAGCGCCTTCGTCAACCTGCTGCTCTACGACAGCCTCGCCGTCGTCGCCACCAGGGCCCTGCACCTGCTGCCCGCCGAGACCAGCGTCTACTCGGCGGCGCTCAAGTACCTGCTGCCCCGGGTGCTCACCGAGACCATGTACGACCTGTCCATCGTCCTCGGCTCCGGCTTCTACACCCGCGAGGGCAGCCTCGGCATCTTCCAGAAGCACGTCAGGGACGTACCGGTGCTCAGCCTCGGTCACGCCGGCACGGTCGCCTGCCAGGCCACCGTCATCCCCCAGATGCCGCGCCTGGCCCAGACCTCGTGGTTCCTGGAGGACGAGGCCCCCGCGGGCCTGTTCCGGCTGCGCGGCGACCTGCCACCGCTGCGCACCGACCGGCTCAGCCTCGCGTGCGGGCGGGACTCCCTCACCGCGACGATGCTCGCCGTCAGCGCGGGCATCGACGGCGGCGGTCCCGTCGAGCGCGCCCTGCGCACGCTCGCCGGCCAGCTCGTCGAGGAGTTCCGGGACGTACGCGGCCGCGTGCTCAGGCTGGAGGCGGCCGGTTCGGCGGCCTCCGCGCAGCCCGCGCGGTTCGCGCTCATGGACCGTTACGCGCTGCTGCTGGCCGCGGCCGCCGTCCTGGGCCTGTGGGACCAGGGCCGGTACGGGCCCGACCCGTTCCTCGCCGACCCGTGCTGGGCGGCGGCCGCACTGCACCGCATCGCCCGCCGGCTGGGCACGCGCGTGGCCGACCTGCCACCGGAGTGCGAGACCCGGATCCGGCACGAGGTGCAGCTCCGCTTCAGCACCCAGATCAGCTACGACCTCTACTCCACCCCCATCCCGGGCTGA
- a CDS encoding fatty acyl-AMP ligase, translating into MSESRFATFTELLRVRTAELADEDVHIFLRDTVGGAQAEHLTYGELDREARRIAACLQEYGVTEQPVLLVYSSTAEFLKAFAGCLYAGAVAVPVPMPGEAGRDKRLNRTTAVLKDTGAKVVLTETSAAPDVALWLARNSRPDAACVVTDVPGIGDPDAWRPVTARPDDLVFLQYTSGSVSEPRGVTVSHRNLLANQAALQKVLHTTREDRFGSWLPYFHDMGLVAHLLHPVWLGSHSVQVTPLSFVKRPLRWLQAIDEYGVTVGGGPNFCYDLCVRRVKDDQVAGLDLSRWRLALNGAEPVRPESLDEFAEKFAPAGFRPEALRPCYGLAEATLVVSGGVPGTPHVRKDFNKTALERDRVIGAGPAATGTERVQTLVGCGAPVDVEVRIVDPLTHHELPPGAVGEIWLRGYSVARGYWQRPTETVRTFRASLNDEESNFLRTGDLGMLDNGELFVTGRLKEVVIINGRNVYPQDIEWAARTVSPALTFGVGAAFSVDAGREHLVLVQEVRGAGSEELRTVAQKIQALIGKEFEIPAGNILLVRPGAVRRTSSGKVQRTLMRKLFLDGVVRGEYEVLTPDVWALARSEDVLFGEDLLRPEGADGGRRW; encoded by the coding sequence ATGTCAGAGTCACGCTTCGCCACCTTCACCGAACTGCTCCGCGTTCGGACGGCTGAACTCGCCGACGAGGATGTGCACATCTTCCTCCGCGACACGGTCGGCGGAGCGCAGGCCGAGCACCTCACGTACGGGGAGCTGGACCGGGAGGCGAGACGCATCGCGGCCTGCCTCCAGGAGTACGGAGTGACCGAGCAGCCCGTGCTGCTCGTCTACTCCTCGACCGCCGAGTTCCTCAAGGCCTTCGCCGGCTGCCTCTACGCGGGCGCCGTCGCGGTCCCCGTACCGATGCCGGGCGAAGCCGGCCGCGACAAGCGGCTCAACCGCACCACCGCCGTCCTGAAGGACACCGGCGCCAAGGTGGTCCTCACCGAGACGTCCGCGGCGCCCGACGTCGCGCTCTGGCTCGCCCGCAACTCCCGCCCGGACGCGGCCTGCGTGGTCACCGACGTCCCCGGCATCGGCGACCCCGACGCCTGGCGGCCCGTCACGGCGCGCCCCGACGACCTGGTGTTCCTCCAGTACACCTCCGGCTCGGTCTCCGAACCGCGCGGTGTGACCGTCTCGCACCGCAACCTCCTGGCCAACCAGGCCGCCCTGCAGAAGGTGCTGCACACCACCCGCGAGGACCGTTTCGGCAGCTGGCTGCCGTACTTCCACGACATGGGCCTCGTCGCCCACCTGCTGCACCCGGTGTGGCTCGGCAGCCACAGCGTCCAGGTCACCCCGCTGTCCTTCGTCAAGCGCCCCCTGCGCTGGCTCCAGGCCATCGACGAGTACGGCGTCACCGTCGGCGGCGGCCCCAACTTCTGCTACGACCTGTGCGTGCGGCGGGTGAAGGACGATCAGGTCGCCGGCCTGGACCTGTCCCGCTGGCGCCTCGCCCTCAACGGCGCCGAACCGGTGCGCCCCGAGAGCCTGGACGAGTTCGCCGAGAAGTTCGCCCCGGCCGGATTCCGCCCCGAGGCCCTGCGTCCCTGCTACGGACTGGCAGAGGCGACCCTCGTCGTCTCCGGCGGCGTCCCCGGCACCCCGCACGTCCGCAAGGACTTCAACAAGACCGCCCTGGAACGCGACCGGGTGATCGGCGCCGGGCCCGCCGCCACCGGCACCGAGCGCGTCCAGACCCTCGTCGGCTGCGGCGCCCCCGTCGACGTCGAAGTACGCATCGTCGACCCGCTGACCCACCACGAACTCCCGCCCGGTGCGGTCGGCGAGATCTGGCTGCGCGGCTACAGCGTCGCCCGCGGCTACTGGCAGCGGCCCACCGAGACCGTACGGACCTTCCGGGCCAGCCTCAACGACGAGGAGAGCAACTTCCTGCGCACCGGCGACCTCGGGATGCTCGACAACGGCGAGCTGTTCGTCACCGGGCGGCTCAAGGAAGTCGTGATCATCAACGGCCGCAACGTGTACCCGCAGGACATCGAATGGGCGGCGCGGACCGTGAGCCCCGCCCTGACCTTCGGCGTGGGCGCCGCGTTCTCCGTGGACGCCGGACGGGAGCACCTCGTCCTCGTCCAGGAGGTACGCGGAGCGGGCAGCGAGGAACTGCGGACCGTCGCCCAGAAGATCCAGGCCCTGATCGGCAAGGAGTTCGAGATCCCGGCGGGCAACATCCTGCTGGTCCGTCCCGGCGCCGTGCGCCGCACCAGCAGCGGCAAGGTCCAGCGCACCCTGATGCGCAAGCTCTTCCTCGACGGCGTGGTCCGCGGCGAGTACGAGGTCCTCACCCCGGACGTGTGGGCGCTGGCCCGCTCCGAGGACGTGCTGTTCGGCGAAGACCTGCTGCGGCCGGAAGGAGCCGACGGAGGAAGAAGGTGGTGA
- a CDS encoding acyl carrier protein, whose protein sequence is MTVPTSRHTATTATAVGVPPHAWLSARLSLYLRRAPETIDPTVPLAEYGMDSVAALSLCGDLEDEFGLEVEPTLLWDHPTVESLVRHLSAVLAATDPSARDQR, encoded by the coding sequence ATGACCGTTCCCACCAGCCGGCACACCGCGACCACGGCGACCGCGGTCGGCGTACCGCCGCACGCCTGGCTGTCGGCCCGGCTCTCGCTGTACCTGCGCCGGGCTCCCGAGACCATCGACCCGACCGTGCCGCTCGCCGAGTACGGCATGGACTCGGTGGCCGCGCTGAGCCTGTGCGGAGACCTGGAGGACGAGTTCGGCCTGGAGGTGGAGCCGACGCTGCTGTGGGACCACCCGACCGTGGAGAGCCTGGTCCGTCACCTGTCGGCCGTCCTCGCCGCCACCGATCCGTCCGCGCGGGACCAGCGCTGA